A genomic stretch from Pseudomonas alkylphenolica includes:
- a CDS encoding F0F1 ATP synthase subunit B, with product MNINATLIGQSVAFFIFVLFCMKFVWPPVIAALQERQKKIADGLDAANRAARDLELAQDKVGQQLREAKAQAAEIIEQAKKRGAQIVEEARDQARVEADRVKAQAQAEIEQEINGVKDALRAQVGSLAVDGAEKILGATIDQNAHAELVNKLAAEI from the coding sequence GTGAACATTAATGCAACCCTGATTGGTCAGTCCGTTGCGTTCTTCATTTTTGTGCTGTTCTGCATGAAGTTCGTGTGGCCTCCGGTCATCGCGGCATTGCAAGAACGTCAGAAGAAGATCGCGGATGGACTGGACGCTGCCAACCGAGCAGCTCGCGACCTGGAGTTGGCCCAAGATAAAGTGGGTCAGCAACTGCGCGAAGCGAAGGCTCAGGCAGCTGAAATCATTGAGCAAGCCAAGAAGCGCGGTGCTCAGATCGTCGAGGAAGCCCGTGATCAGGCCCGCGTCGAAGCTGACCGTGTGAAGGCTCAGGCTCAGGCCGAGATCGAACAGGAAATTAACGGCGTCAAAGACGCGCTGCGCGCCCAAGTGGGTAGCCTGGCCGTTGACGGTGCTGAAAAAATCCTTGGCGCCACAATCGATCAAAACGCGCATGCGGAGCTGGTTAACAAACTGGCCGCTGAAATTTAA